TGCTCACCCGTTTGGACGACCATGAGCGACGACCGCGAGCGGTGGAACGAGAAGTACAACCGGGTCGAGTGGAGCCTTCCTGACACCCCAATCCCCGAACTCGAGCGACGGCTCGCGACCCTGCCGGACGGGCGCGCACTCGACGTCGCGACCGGTACCGGGCGGAACGCACGGTTTCTCGCCGCCAACGACTACGACGTCGACGCCGTCGATATCTCCGACGTAGCGCTCGATGACGCACGGGCCCGCGCCGAAGAACGCGACCTCGAGGTGAACTGGATCCGGGCCGACCTGGCCGAGTTCGATCTGGAGACCGACGCCTACGACGTGATCACGGTGAGTTTCTTCGCGGCGCTCGAGCACCTGCCCGCGCTCAAGGAGGCGTTGGCACCCGGCGGCGTGCTCGTCTACGAACACCACCTGCGCTCGAGCGACGCGGTCGAGGTGGGTCCCTCGAGCGAGCGGTTTCAGTACCGGTCGAACGACCTCCTCCGGGCGTGTCTCGACCTGACGATCCTCTCCTACGAGGAACGACGGCGACCGGTTTCCGGCGGTATCGCCGCGGTCGCGACGCTCGTGGCTCGGAACTCGAGCGGTGGTACCCAGTCGTACCCGAAGCATCCGGCGCGCGACTAGTCCTGAGAATCGTCTGCCGTTTCGTCGCCGTCATCCATGGATCCCTCGTCGCCGTCTTCCTCTCCTTCGTCGTCCGTCGGTTCCTCGCCGTCGCCGTCCGTCTCTCCGTCGTCAGCCGACGCCTGCGCCTCGAGTGCGTTCTCGACGCCGGAGACGATGTTCCCCGCTGTCGTGCCGCCTTCGTTGCGCCAGTGGACCTCGCCATCGCCGTCGATGGCGATCAACGTCGGGAGGACCCGAACGTTGTAGTAGTCGTTGAGCACGCCGCGTTCGTCGATACCGACCGTCCAGTTGCCGTCGTGTTCGTCCCACCAGTCGGCCAGTTCCGCCGGCGAGTTCATCGGGCCGGCCGAGTCGTCGAAGAGGGATATAACGTCGACGTCGGCCTCGGCGGCCTCGAGTTCGGCTCTCGCCTCGTTGATCGCGGGCAGCAACCCCAGACTGGTCGGGCAATCCGTCCGGGTGAAGTTGATGAGTATTACCTGCCCCTCTCGCGGAATCGTGACGGTTCCCGCTTCGCTACCGGGTGCGTCGAGAGTTTGGAGTTCGAACGGCGGCGAGTCGTCGATCGTTTCGCTTTCGCTTTCGTCGGCGGAATCGTCGTCTCCGCTGTCGAGGCAGCCGGCACAAGCGATCGAAACGGTCCCCGCGCCGGCGATCACGAACTCCCGTCGTCTCATCGCGACCACCGTCCGTCATTCGGATCCGATTTCGACACGCGCTCGAAACGGCCGGCGCTCTCGAGTCCGATCCGGCGCCCTCGGTGTCTCACAATAGTTCACTCTTGGACGCTGGTACCAAAGAATCAACGGTCTCGACCAGCTCACTGAGCGGCTACCGGAACCCACGTAGCAGTGTTCGGGTGATCGTTCGCTTCGATCCCACATTCTCACACGAAACTCTGAGTTTCTCTCAGGCCGATACGGCACCGAAACAATTATGCATATTTTCGCCTAGTAGGTGGTTATACAGCATGACCAACTGCTCGAGTCGAGTGCTCCTCCGGGTCCTCGACGAGCGCGGGGCGGTCGAAACGACGTCGCTTGCGGACGCACTCGGCGTCCATCCGGTGACGGTGAGCAAGGAGTGTCACGAACTGCAGTCCGACGGCCACATTCGGCAGATTTCGGGCGGCGTGTACGCGATTACGGACACCGGCGAGCGACACCTCGAGACGCTTTCTGAGTAGCGATAGCTCGGTCCCAACGATCAGGATTCCGGCCGCTGTCGCCGTTCTCGTTCGATCGTCGTCACGTAGATCCCCGCGAGGACGACCAGTCCGCCGACCACGGTCACTGCGTCGGGAACCTCCGCGAGCAACACCAACGCGAGCAGCGTCGCCCCGACGGGTTCGCCGAGCCAGGCGACGCTGACCACAACCGACTCGAGGTGTTTCAACACCCAGTTGATGACGGTGTGTCCGAAGACGCCGGGACCGACGGCCATGCCGAGAAAGAGCAGCCACTCCCGCGGCGGATACGCCAGGAAGTCGTGGCCCTGCGCGCCGACGAGCAGACACAGCGTGAGCGCACAGGCCGTGTAGACGACGGTGACGTAGGGAAACAGCGAGACGCGCTGGCGGATCGACCGGCCGGCGAGCACGTAGCCCGCGACGGTGACCGCTCCGAGCAGCGCGAGGGAGTTTCCGTACAGTGTCGAATCGGAGATCGGCGCCTGACCGGCGTCGCCGAACGACATGACGGCAGCGCCGACGATGGCGACGGTGATCCCCAGGACGGTCTCGCGGTTGATCCGCTCGCCGAGGACGAGCGCCGCCCCCAGCGCCACGAAGATGGGCTGGCTCTGGACGATGGTCACGCTCGCGGCGACGCTCGTGTGATTTAGGCTCTCGAACCACGCCGCGAAGTGGATCGCGAGGGCGACCCCCGCGAGGATCGCAAAGCCGAGGTCCCGACTCGAGAGTCGACCGAACTCCTCGCGGTAGCGGAGCAAGGCGACCGGGGCGATCAGCGCCGTCGTGAACAGCACCCGGTAGAAGGCCGCGACCGAACTCGGGGCCGCACTCCAGCGCACCAGGATGGCGCTGGTGCTCGCCGCGAACACGGCAAATGCTAGCGCGACGACGGGCGTTACCTCGAGATCGGAACTGCGCACGGTTCGTGACACTCAGCGGAATCTCAAACCCCTTCCGAAACGGGGTGCTTCGAGGATCTTCCGACCGACCTCGAGTCATCCCCGGTTCGAGCGTGAAATCGGCGGGTCCGGATCGCTGTTGTTAAAAGATCGGCGGGTCCGGATCGCTGCTGCTAAAGGGCCGAGTGCGGGAGTGCTCGTATGGACGAGCGGACGGTCGGCACCGTGTGCGTACTCGCATCTGCCGTCGGGTTCGGAGCCACCGGGATCTTCGGCACGCTCGCGAGCGATATCGGTCTCTCGATCCCGACCGTCCTCGTGTTCCGGTTCGTCATTGCGGCCGCAGTCCTCTGGCTGTTGCTTGCGCTCCGCGGCCGAGCGCGACTGCTCACCGGCGCCACGCTCGGCCAGGCGACCGTCCTGGGCGTCGCCGGATTCGGTGCGATGAGCGGCTTCTACTTCTGGGGGCTGGAGTATCTGACCGCGGGGCTGGTTGCCATCGTCCTCTACACGTATCCGGCGATCATCGTCGTCGTAACGATCGTTATGAACCCGAACCGCGTCAGTCGAACGCTCGTCGCCGCGCTCTGTCTCTCGCTCGGCGGCGTCGGTCTCATCGTCGGCGCGGATCCGGCCGGCGCCGATCCGCGAGGCGTGCTCATCGTCTTCTGCGGCGCCGTGAGCTACGCCGGCTACGTGATCGGCAGCGAGCGCGTCCTCGAGTCCGTCGACCCGGAGCTCCTGACGGCACACGTCCTGCCGGCGGCCGGTGTCGCCTTCCTCACCATCGGCGTCGCGATGGACGCGTTTGCAGTGCCGTCGGCGAGCGAGACGACAGCCTGGGGCGTACTGACCGCGCTGTCGATACTCTCGACCGCGGTGCCGATCCTCCTGCTGTACGCCGGACTGCCGCGGCTCGGGGCGAGCAGGGCCGGCATCGTCAGCACCGCCGAACCGGCCGTCGCCGTCGTCCTCGGCGCGGCGATACTCAGCGAGTCGGTGACGGCCACGACGGTGCTCGGCGGCGGACTCGTCGTCGTCGGCGTCCTCCTGATTCACCGTCGAACGTGAGTGCAAAATCGTTCTTCGTCGGTCGTCAAACGGGCGGGTCGACCCTATATTCGGCTCGCCCGGTAGATCATCGCGACGTCGCGATCGACATCCTCGAGACCGATGATGTCGTCCTCCGTTAGCTCCTCTGCGTCCCAGTCCTCGACGAACTCGAGGGCGTCGTCCTCGTCGCCGAAGGCCCGCGGATTGATCGTCATCGGATCGTCGACTGCGGTCTCGTCGGTGATGAGGACGTAGTGCGCCTCGGTCGCGTCGACGAGGTCTCGCGTCTCGTAGTCCATCGTCCAGGCGTTTTCGATCGGCGAGTCGGACGCCATCGCGGCGACGTACGCGAACAGGCAGCCGGTCGTGTCGAAGATGGCTCCCGTCCCGTCCTCGTGGGCCAGTTGTGCGTTCCACCGGGAGTAGTTCGTCGGGGGCATCCCGCAGACCGGACAGTCCTGATCGCCGGTGAAATCGACCGGATCGTCGCCCGGATGCTCCATGTTCGGCTCGATCAGCCGTTCGTCGGTACCGTCCTCGTCCTCGTCGTCGGCCTCGTCGTCATCGCCACTACAGCCCGCGAGCCCCGCAATCGCACCCGCCCCGAGGAGCCCGAGCAGTCGCCGCCGCTCGAGCGGAAGCCGATCACGTTCAGTCATACGTGTGGCTATCGGTCGGATCACCAAAACGCACGTGGTTCGACCGTCGAATCGACTGTCGCTCGGTGGGAGACGGCGTGATCGCTCACTCGAGTCGCGCCTTCGTCAGCCGATGGCGCGTTCGGAACATGCCCTCGAAACCGACCTTCGAGAACGGGCCGACCGCATCGACGACTTGGCCGATACCCGGAACGCCGCTACAGGGCAGTTCGTACTCAACGCGGTCCCGCAGAATCGTCTTCTCGCCGTCGGCGAAGAACGTGTGGGTGTGGAGCCAGTGGTCGAACGGGCCGTCGACCATCTCGTCGCGGAAGTACGCGACGCCGTCGTCCCGCTCGCGCTCCGTGATCAGCGAGGTCCAGTACTGGCGCGGACCGACGCCGAACGGCCGCGTCGACAGCGAGATTTCGGTGCCGGCCTCGAGTATCTCGGGCTCTTGCTCGCCGTTCGGGCCGATCATCGACTCGACGCGTAGCCCCATCCAGTCGGGCGTGAGGGCCTCGAGTCCCTCGATTCGGGAGTGAAACTGCCAGACATCCTCGAGCGGGGCATCGATCGTACTCTGGCGGTTGTAGGTCGGCATAGCTGTACCCACGGCGGCCGGCGTGAAAACGAAACTGCCGAACAGTGTCTCGGCCGAACTCCCGACTACTTCAGTCGCTCCTGTAGGAACGACGGATGGGCCGCGGTGACGCCGTCGATCTCGAGGATATCCTCGGAGATGATCTCGCCCAGCGCGTCGCCGTCTGCGGCGCGAACCTCGGCCATCAGCATGTGGTCGCCGCTGGAACTGTAGAGAGCTTCGATCTGGTCGAGGTCCTTGAGGGCCTTCGTCGCCTCGACGTAGCGTTCACTCGCGACGTCGATCCCAACCATGGCGATGGTCTTGCTCGAGAGCTTCTTCGGGTCGATGTCGGCCGAGTAGCCGACGATCACGCCCTCGTCCTCGAGTTTGTTGATGTACTTTCGAACGGTCGGCTTCGAGACGTCCGCGCGGTCGGCGATCTCGGCGTAGGACGCCTGGGCATCCTCTTCGAGAACGTCGAGGATGCGATCCTCCGTCGCCTGTGTGCTCATGTGATACTGTTTTGCTCCGACGGAAAAATATCTTTTGTATACGAAAACGGCCGACATTCCGGGGATGACGCCGCCATTGGGCCGGTCAGCCGCCGGTATTCGGATGTGGAGCGAACCGACGATCTCGCTGGCAGTTCGTCGCGTCGTCCACCGGGACGGGACCGAGGGACTTATTCGCGTACTGACCCGAGTTTCGGAGAAGCACATGGTCGACCCGAGCCTCATCAGCGGGACCGTCTGGCTGCTTTGTGGGATCGCGATCCTGTTTCTCGGCTACCTCATCGCGATCCGCGGACGGGCCGACCTGCACGCGAACTACGACGAGTCGGTCGATCCGGCGTACGTCTCGCGGTGGGCCGGCGGCACCGCCCTGCTCATGGGCGCGCTCGTCGTCGCCTACGGGATCCGCGAGATGCTCTACGGCTTCCAGCCCGTTGCACTCGGCGGGCTCCTCGTGGCGTTGCTCGTCCTGAGCTACCTCACGAAACTGTTCGCACGCGGGTTCGGTTACCGCGGGTGAAAGCGTTCGTCGCACGTCGGCCCACCCGGTGATGACCGGTGGTGTAATATGCCACGAGTGTCAATAAACCAAACATGTCTCCCGGCGACGGCACTCATCGATCCGCCCTCCTCCTGGCAGTCGTCGCGCTCGCCTGTCTGAGCGCCGGCTGCGTCGCTCTTCCCGACGAGGGTGTCTCGCAAGACCACCTCGAGGACCGATTCGCGGAGACGGAGCCGCCCGAGGCGGTCGCCGCGACGGTCGAAGTCACCGAGACGGTCGACGGTGAAGTGACCACGCACACCGAAACCGTCTGGCTGCGCGCCGACGGCACGAGCCGGATCGAGACGGCCGAAGACGGCGCTGAGATGGTTATCATCAACGACGGCAGTGAGCGCTACTTCCACGACCGCGAGGCGAACTCCGTGTGGAGTTACGAGCTCGATTCGACCGCGACATCCTCCCTCGAGGGACTCTACGAACAGCCCGAGCGGTACGTCGAGAGCTACGACGTGACCGACATCGAGGAGACGACGGTCGACGGCCGCGACGCCTACCGCGTCGTGTTCGATCCGCCGGCGAACGAGACGATCGACCGCTCGATCAGCGTCCGGCTCGGTCCCGACGAGTACGTATTACCGCTCGAGACGAGCGAGGTGGATACTGCCGAGCGAAGCGCCGACCGGGTCGAACTCTGGCTCGATCAGGAGACCATGTTCCCGGTCAAACACGCCATCGCCGGCGACGGGATCGAACTGGAGACGGCCTATCGATCCCTCTCGCTCGACGAGGCGCTCGAGGAGGGGCTGTTCGACCCGCCCGAGACCGACGACGGAGCCGACTCCGAGGAGTTCGTGCTGCCGACGATTACTCACCACGAATCCGTCGCCGAGGCCGACGCGGCGGCACCGTTCTCGGTCGCCGAACCCGAGGCCGACGTGCTTTCCGACGGCGTCGAACTCGAGGAGATCAGTCAGTACGAGTTCCACGACGAGGACCGAACCCAGGTGACGCTGAGTTATCGGAACGGGGACGGCGATTCGATCGCGGTCACCACGAGCGACGGCCAGCGGCAGTTCGCGACCGGGGGCGATCCGGTCGCCGTCGGGAACGCGACGGGAACGATCGCCCACACCGACGAGGGAACCGAACTCCAGTGGTCGTGTGACAACCTGTACTACTCCGTGTTCGCCGGCGACGGGTACGAAAGCGAGACAGCCATCTCGATCGGAGAGTCAGTCTCGTCTGCGTGTTAACGACCGGAGCCGACGCGCGAACTCGTCACGGCCGAGCCGCCGGCCGAAGTCACGGCGACCCTCGAGGTGACGATCAAGCGCGACGGCGAACGGGAGACAATTACCGGACGCGGTAGCTCATCGGGACTATTACGGGTAAAAATCGAATCTCGTCTCGAGCGGCGTCGAAACACTTCCTCGAGGGTTATTTGTGGCGGTCGAGCAGGTCGTAGCTGCGCTCCCACTCACTGTCCTCGTCGAAGTAGCGCTCGGCGAGGGGCTGATCGGGCATCTCGCCGACTGCGGCCTTCTCCTCCTGGTAGGACGGTCGGTCCTCCTCGACGAAGTACCGACCCGTCAGGACGGTCCCCTCGTTGAGGACGTCCTCGGTCTCGCGCATCATCTCGGCGGCCTCCACCCGGTCGTGGACGTCGAACTCGTAGTCCTCGGACTCCTGGACGTCGATATAGGGGACGTACTGCCGGGCGTCCTTGTTCCAGGTCGGACACTGCGTCAGGAAGTCGACGTGGGCGAAGCCGTCGTGTTCGATGGCCTCCGCGATGATCTCCTTGGCCTGGTTCGGGTTGACCGCGGCCGTGCGAGCGACGTAGCTCGCGCCGGCGTTCAGCGACATCGACAGCGGACGCAGCGGCATCTTCGCGCTGCCCGAGGGCTGAGTCTTGGACTTGTGGCCCTTCGGACTCGTCGGCGAGGTCTGGCCCTTCGTCAGGCCGAAGATCTCGTTGTTGAAGACGATGTAGGTGATGTCGTGGTTCTCCCGGGCCGTGTGGATCCAGTGGTTGCCGCCGATCCCGTAGCCGTCACCGTCGCCGCCGGCGGCGATGACCTCGAGTTCGGGGTTGGCGAGCTTTGCAGCCCGAGCGACGGGCAGCGAGCGGCCGTGGATCGTGTGGAACCCGTACGTGTCGAGATAGCTGTTCAGCTTGCCGGAACAGCCGATTCCGGTGACCGTCAGCACCTCTTCGGGCGTCTTGCCAACTTCCGGTAGGGCCTGCTTGAGCGACTTCAGCACGCCGAAGTCGCCACAGCCAGGACACCAGGTCGGCTGCGGTTCGACACCGGGCGTGAACTCGTCCCGGTCGATCTCTCGCTCCTCTCCGATGGCGTTGAATGCACTCATGATTAGTCACCTGCAGCGGGTTCGATTCGTACCTGTGCGGTCGGCTCGCGGTCCTCCTCGGCGAGGTTGACCTCGTAGCCTTCGACGACTTCCGCCGGTTCGAACGGGTTCCCGTTGTACTTGAGGAGACTGGTCATCTTCTCGCCGAAGAGACCCAGTTCCTTCTGGATGAGACCGCGGAACTGTGCGGTGGCGTTCATCTCGACGACCATCGCCTCGTCGACGCTCTCTAAGAACTCGGTCATCTCTGCCTCGGGGAACGGCATCATATCCGAGACGGTAACTCCCTTGACGGAGTGGCCGTCCTCGTTGAGGCGTTCGACGGCTTCGGCGACTGCGCCGTGACTCGAGCCCCACGTGATGATGCCGTACTCGGCGTCGTCGTCGCCGTAGTAGGTCTGGTTCGAGGGGTGTTCCTCGTCGAGTTCGTCGCGAATGGTGTCGAGTTTCTCGATCCGGCGAGTCATCTGCGCGACTCGGTTGTCCGGGTCTTCCTCGATGTGTCCGACGGGACTGTGTTCGTTCCCGGTCGCGAGGTAGCGGCCGCCCTTCTGGCCGGGCAGCGACCGCGGGGCGACGTTGTTTTCGGCGTCCTCGTGGTTGAAGCGCTTGAACTTGCCGCTCGCGTCGTGAGCGGCATCTTTGAGCTCCTCCTCGGTGAGCGTCGATCCCAGATCTGGCGCGGGCTCTCGGTCGAAGAACTCGACGTCGACGTTCTTGTTCTCGCCGGAGAGCTTCTGATCGTAGATGACGATCACCGGAAGCTGGTAGTCCCAGGCGATCTCGAAGGCGAGTCTGGTCTGTTCGTAGGCTTCCTCGATGGTCCCCGGCGCGAAGACGACCCGCGAGGAGTCGCCCTGGCTCGTATAGAGGACGAACTCGAGGTCACCCTGCTCGGGCTTCGTCGGCAGGCCGGTCGACGGACCGGCGCGCATCGATTCGACGAGGACGAGCGGCGTTTCGGTCATCTCGGCGAGTCCGAGCGGTTCGCTCATCAACGCGAAGCCACCGCCGGAGGAACCGGACATGGCCTTCGCGCCGGCGTGGCTCGCACCGAGGGCGAGCGCCGCGGCGGCGATCTCGTCTTCGACTTGCTCGGAGATCCCGCCCATGTCGGGGAAGTTCTGGCTGAGGATGGTGAACACGTCCGTCCACGGCGTCATCGGGTAGCCGGCGATGAACCGACAGCCGGCGTCGATCGCGCCGTAGGCGATCGCGTTCGATCCCGACAGCAGCGCCTGCTCGGTGTCGTGTGAGCCCGTCGGCGCTCGAAGGTCGTGTTCGAACTCGTACTCCTCGTTGGTCATCTCGTAAGCCTCGTGGAGAATCTCGAGGTTCGCCTCGAGGATGTCCCCGCCCATGGCGTCGGACATCAGATTCTCGATGTGCTCGAGATCCATGTCGAGCAGGGCCGCGGTGACACCGACACCGGCGGTGTTGCGCATGACTTCGCGCCCGTGCTCTTTGGCGAGGCCGCGGAGATCCATCGGGAAGACGTGCCAGTTGTTCTCTTCGGCACGCTCCTCGAGGTTGATCTCCTCGACGTCCTCTTCGTTGACCAGCCCCTCGTCGTAGACGATGATGCCGCCATCCCGTAGCTCGTCTAAGTTCTCGGAGAGGGGTTTGATCTCCTCGTTGCCGTAGTAGGCCTCTTCCTGTGGGTTGCGAGCGAAGGAGTCGCCCAGCGAGAGCAGGAAGTTGTAGCCGTCCCCTCGTGACTGTACCTCGTGGGCTGCGGCTCGAATCTCGACGTAGGTGTGGCCGCCGCGAATACGCGACGGATAGTGCCGATGGGTGAATACGTCGAGCCCCGAGCGCATCAGCGCTTTCGCGAAGTTCTGACTCGTCGAGTCGATCCCGTCTCCGGAACCGCCTGCAACTCGCCAGATAAGTTCGTCGTCGCTCATAGTAGATCAGTGGCCGATATGGCCAACCGTGCCCTGATTTTGATCTACGTGACCTAAAGCCTTTGCTATAGATTATCATGCATCTATCGTGAAGAATGAACAACCACACAATATACGCAATTATTGACCGTGAACGTTCGGTGTACTAGTGGTTTTATCTATTGTTTGTGAACGATCGAACGACCGATAGCAGCGTCCGTGGCGCCATACTTGCGCGAGCAGAAATAATTATATACGATCTCATGACGGCGCTCTCGAGTACTCTCAGTGGTGTCTCCGATGTTGAACGACCTGACACCGTCCGAAACGTCGGTGCGCGATTCGTGACTCACTCGAGCGAAGAATGGGGCGATTGTCGGCTCGAGGGCGACACTCGAGCCCATCGAGTGTCGAGTACGGCAACGAAAACCCGGAATCGCGAAAACGGTCGTTACTGGTTGTTCGGATTACTCGGGTGATACTCCGTGTCGTACTCGCCGGGCTGGCCGTCGACGCGGTCGGGGTTGAGTCGACCGGACAGCAGCATGAAGTCGACGAGCGTCAGGGCGAGCATCGCTTCGACGACGGGAACGCCACGCGGCGGGAGAACAGGATCGTGGCGGCCGATGACCTGCTCCTCCGTGAGTTCGCCCGTCTCCCAGTCGGCCGTCTGTTGGGTTTTCGGGATCGATGTCGGCGCGTGGAGGGTGACCTCACCGTAGATCGGCTCGCCGCTCGAGATGCCGCCCTGAATGCCACCGTGGTCGTTCTCGACGGGCACAGGGTCGCCCTCCTCGTCGAACTCCCAGTCGTCGTTTCGATCCTTCCCGGTCCACTCTGCGGCCTCGGTCCCGAGCCCGAACTCGAAGGCCGTCGTCGCCGGGACCGCCATCATCGCCTGCCCAAGACGCGCGGAGAGCGAGTCGAACCGCGGCGCCCCGAGGCCGACGGGAACGCCCTGTGCCTCAAAGTAGATGCTCCCACCGATGGAGTCGCCTTCCTCCTGGTACTCGGCGATTCTGTCTTGCATTTCCTCCGCGGTTTCGGGGTGGGCACAGCGAACGTCGTTTTCCTCGCTGTGCTCGAGCATCTCCTCGAAACTGACCGCCGGCGCTTCGACGTCGCCGATCTGGTTTACGTGGGCCTTGAGTTCGATGCCCTCTCGTGCGAGCAGCTTCTTCGCGATGGCGCCGGCGGCGACCCAGTTGACCGTCTCTCGCGCGGACGAGCGGCCGCCGCCGCCCCAGTTTCGCGTGCCGAACTTCGCCGAGTAGGTAAAGTCGCCGTGGCTGGGTCGCGGCGCGGTGATGAAAGGTTCGTACTTGCCCGAGCGGGCGTCTTTGTTCTGGATGACCATCCCGATCGGCGTTCCGGTGGTGTAGCCGTCCTGAATCCCCGACTTGATCGAGACCGCGTCGGGTTCGCCGCGACTGGTCGTGATCATCGACTGGCCGGGTTTGCGTCGGTCGAGGTCGCCCTGGATGTCGTCTTCGGAAAGCTCGAGCCCCGCGGGACAGCCGGAGACGGTACAGCCCATGGCCTCCCCGTGGCTCTCGCCGAACGTGGTCACCTGAAAGAGGCGACCGAAGCGGTTGCCGTTCATTACGCCCCTCTCGGGGACGGGGACACTTAGCGGTACGTGATTCCGCAACGGTCCGAAATCGGGAAGAGGCCTCGGACGCTCCGATCGGAAATCCACGCTGCACATCCATCCCCAACGCTCTTTATTTGGAACGATGTGTCATGTCATAACATGAATCGCCGCTCGTTGCTCGCCGGCGTCGCCGCCTCGAGTGCCGCCCTCGCGGGTTGTCTCTCGCTCGCCGATCCGGCAGCCACCCAGGACGAAACGGATCCCGAACCACCCGCGGATCCGGACGATCCGATCGCCCGAGCGACGATCGGCTCCCAGAGCGAGGACGAGCCGCCCCATCGAGTCCGCCTCTGGAACCTCGACGACGATCGGCGCGCCGTCGCCCTCGAGATTGAGTCGGCCGACGGAACCACGTCGTTCGACGGGAGCTACGATCTCGACCCCGAGGCGCACGTCGCCGTTTTCCTCCACGAGCGGGACGAGTACGAGATCACCGTCGATGTAAACGGCGAGGAACAGAGCACGACCGATCTCGAGGAATCGTCGTTTGACGATCCCTGCCCCGGAACTGACCTGTTCGTCAGTGTCGGCGGGGGACTCGAGGTAACGAACGAGTCCGACGGCGACCACTGTTGATTCACCCGGCCATATAGACATCTCCGAACCGAGAATCTACGTTTTCATCCCACAGCGGCGACTACTGCCAGAGATAGAACGGATACCGTACGTTCTGGCAAACGCTTTTGTAATACTGAAGCGTAATACTACTCCGTATGACTGAGACAGTCTCCGCGAAGATTCCGGACGAGCTGAAACGGGATATCGATGACGCAGATATCAACGTGAGTGAAGTCATCCGAGACGCACTCGAGAACGAGGTAACGGAGCGTCGACGGGAAAAGCTTCGAAACGACGCCGCTTCCCTTCGGAATGACGTCGGTGACGGTGTGGAGACGGACGAGATCGTCTCTGCTATCCGAGAGACGCGCGAGGAGCGATAACGGATGTCTGCTTCGTATGTGTTCGATGCGAGCTCAGTAGTCGATGTGGTTCTCGGACGAGGCGGAGCAAGCGTCGGGATCGACCTCCTGTTCGACGAATACTGGCTCGATTTGACGCGATACGAGGCGGCGAACGCGGTCTGGAAAATCGGCGTCGCTCGAGACGAACTACGCGATTCAGAGATCGAGGAGGCGATCGACATCCTCGATCGGCTCGAGCGCGAGATGGGGTTCGCAGTAGCGACGGGGTCGGAGACGATTGATGTGGCTCAGGAGACCGGCCTGACATTTTATGATGCATCGTATCTCGCTGTCGCCCAGCGAGAAGAACTCACACTGGTTACCGAGGACGGTCCCCTCAGAGACGCAGCTGACGGTCAGGGTGTATCGACCGCCCAGGTCCGGACGCTCGAGTAGACTCGAATTCAGTGTCCCGTCGGTCCAGTCACCGATCGACGACCGCCATGGCGTGCTGGGAATCGGAGGAACGAGCTACCATGCGGCCACCAACTCGTC
Above is a window of Natronorubrum tibetense GA33 DNA encoding:
- a CDS encoding 2-oxoacid:acceptor oxidoreductase subunit alpha translates to MSDDELIWRVAGGSGDGIDSTSQNFAKALMRSGLDVFTHRHYPSRIRGGHTYVEIRAAAHEVQSRGDGYNFLLSLGDSFARNPQEEAYYGNEEIKPLSENLDELRDGGIIVYDEGLVNEEDVEEINLEERAEENNWHVFPMDLRGLAKEHGREVMRNTAGVGVTAALLDMDLEHIENLMSDAMGGDILEANLEILHEAYEMTNEEYEFEHDLRAPTGSHDTEQALLSGSNAIAYGAIDAGCRFIAGYPMTPWTDVFTILSQNFPDMGGISEQVEDEIAAAALALGASHAGAKAMSGSSGGGFALMSEPLGLAEMTETPLVLVESMRAGPSTGLPTKPEQGDLEFVLYTSQGDSSRVVFAPGTIEEAYEQTRLAFEIAWDYQLPVIVIYDQKLSGENKNVDVEFFDREPAPDLGSTLTEEELKDAAHDASGKFKRFNHEDAENNVAPRSLPGQKGGRYLATGNEHSPVGHIEEDPDNRVAQMTRRIEKLDTIRDELDEEHPSNQTYYGDDDAEYGIITWGSSHGAVAEAVERLNEDGHSVKGVTVSDMMPFPEAEMTEFLESVDEAMVVEMNATAQFRGLIQKELGLFGEKMTSLLKYNGNPFEPAEVVEGYEVNLAEEDREPTAQVRIEPAAGD
- a CDS encoding type II toxin-antitoxin system VapC family toxin, producing the protein MSASYVFDASSVVDVVLGRGGASVGIDLLFDEYWLDLTRYEAANAVWKIGVARDELRDSEIEEAIDILDRLEREMGFAVATGSETIDVAQETGLTFYDASYLAVAQREELTLVTEDGPLRDAADGQGVSTAQVRTLE
- the aroC gene encoding chorismate synthase, which produces MNGNRFGRLFQVTTFGESHGEAMGCTVSGCPAGLELSEDDIQGDLDRRKPGQSMITTSRGEPDAVSIKSGIQDGYTTGTPIGMVIQNKDARSGKYEPFITAPRPSHGDFTYSAKFGTRNWGGGGRSSARETVNWVAAGAIAKKLLAREGIELKAHVNQIGDVEAPAVSFEEMLEHSEENDVRCAHPETAEEMQDRIAEYQEEGDSIGGSIYFEAQGVPVGLGAPRFDSLSARLGQAMMAVPATTAFEFGLGTEAAEWTGKDRNDDWEFDEEGDPVPVENDHGGIQGGISSGEPIYGEVTLHAPTSIPKTQQTADWETGELTEEQVIGRHDPVLPPRGVPVVEAMLALTLVDFMLLSGRLNPDRVDGQPGEYDTEYHPSNPNNQ
- a CDS encoding thiamine pyrophosphate-dependent enzyme, which encodes MSAFNAIGEEREIDRDEFTPGVEPQPTWCPGCGDFGVLKSLKQALPEVGKTPEEVLTVTGIGCSGKLNSYLDTYGFHTIHGRSLPVARAAKLANPELEVIAAGGDGDGYGIGGNHWIHTARENHDITYIVFNNEIFGLTKGQTSPTSPKGHKSKTQPSGSAKMPLRPLSMSLNAGASYVARTAAVNPNQAKEIIAEAIEHDGFAHVDFLTQCPTWNKDARQYVPYIDVQESEDYEFDVHDRVEAAEMMRETEDVLNEGTVLTGRYFVEEDRPSYQEEKAAVGEMPDQPLAERYFDEDSEWERSYDLLDRHK